The segment TACCAAGGCAAACCGTAAACGGCTATGAAGTAGAGGGTGTAGGTACGGTTTATGGAAACCGGGTTTCGTTTAGCTATCGTGTACGCGATGTTTACAATAACTATCGTACCGATTTCCTGAATGGTACTGCCTATAAAGATTTTTAAGCTTTAAACAGAGCAAGGGCTTTTCTGAGATCATCGGGTGTATCGATCCCGATGGTCTCTTGCAAGGTTTCCGCAACTTTAATATTAAATCCATTTTCCAGCCACCGAAGCTGCTCCAATGATTCAGCTTTTTCTAAAGCTGATGGAGGAAGATTGGTCAGCTTTTCAAGAACATCAGTACGGTAAGCATACATTCCAATGTGTTTGTAAAATGTATGTGCACTCAGCCATTGACCGTGTTCAATATTCCGAATGTGTGGAATGGGTGAACGGCTAAAGTATAATGCATGGTTTGCAACCGAACAAACTACTTTAACAGTATTGGGATTGGTAATTTGTTCACTATCCGATATTTTTTTTTTCAAGGTTGCGATTTCTGTGTTTCCATCCAGTAACGATGCCAGTAAGTCTATCTGCTCCGGTTGAATAAAAGGTTCATCGCCTTGAATATTGATAACGTAATCGAATGGTTTTTTTTGAAGGGTAAGCGCCTCAAAGCAACGATCTGTTCCGCTTACATGGCTTTCACGGGTCATGCAAACATCTCCACCAAATGTTTTAACATGATCATAAATAAGGTTGTGATCGGTTGCTATAACAACCGTAGTCAATGACTTTGCTTTTTTAGCTTGTTCATATACCCGTTGGATCATGGATTTGCCACCCACATCAGCCAAGGCTTTGGCTGGAAAGCGGGTAGAGGCGTAGCGGGCGGGGATTATTCCGAGTATGGCAGGCATTTCTAAATTTTTTTGACCCGTAATGAAGTAGTTTCGTCATCCAACACCTCTATGGTATCTCCCTTCTCAATAAACTCGCCCCTGGTAAAAGCATCATACAAGTGGCCGTCAATCATAACTTTTCCTCCTGGACGCAATACCGTGTGGGCTATGCCTTGTTTACCTTTTAGGGAAGTAACAGAGGGGCTTACGGTAAAACCTTTTTCCCGTTCCTGGGTATCGGTGAGGGCAACCCGCTTGAAAAATTTTGAACTGGATAAGCGGGCTCCTCCGGCAAACAACAGGATAATACCACCCAACATTCCGCCAAAAGTTGCTGCTACTGCGTAGAGTAAATCGTTGGCTGGAACAAAGTTGAAATCAAATGCATCGTTATTGATCATGATAAGGATTAGCGAAATCACTGTTAAGGATATGCCCGCAATACCGGCAACTCCAAACCCGGGCAACACAAAAATTTCAACACCAATTAAGGCAAGCCCTGCAAACAGCGCTATAATCTCCCAGTTTTCTGCAAGTCCGTTTAAGTAGTAAGGAACAAGATACAGTACAAGGGCAATGGCGGATGCTAAAATCGGGAAACCCACGCCCGGTGTTTGCAGTTCAAAGTAAATGCCGCCAATAATAATCAGGATGAGGATGCCGCTGATAAAAGGGTTCAGGAAAAAAGCTATGATCCTGTCGGCTGGCCGTAATTCAAATTTGATAATTTGATAGTTATCAATGTTGTTGCGTTTCAGGATTTCTTCGATGGACTCCACTTTCGCCTCGCAAAATCCATGTTTAATGGCCTCAGAGGTTGAGAACGTAATAATTTGACCGGCTTGCGTTACACTGTCAATCGCAATATCTTCATCAACCATGCCTTCAGCAATGCGTGGGTTTCTTCCTTTTTCTTCAGCGGTTGACCGCATGATGGACCGCATGTACGATTGATATTTGTCCGGGGCCTTTTCACCGGTTCCGGTAACCACGGTAGCCGCGCCAATACTGGCTCCGGGCGACATATAAATACTATCGCAGGCAATGGAAATCAGGGCACCGGCTGAGGCGGCATCGGAGTTGATAAATACCCATATCGGTTTTTTGAATTTCATGATCTTATCAACAATTTCTTTGGCATCGGTCAATATGCCGCCATAGGTATCCATTTCGATAATAACCACATCTGCTTCAATTTTTCGGGCGTTGCTTAAGGCCAATTCCACATAGCGATTGGTGCGGGGATCAATTTCACTCTTGATTTCCATTACCATAACCTTGGTTTGTTGCGCCCGGGCTGCAAGGCTGGTCAAAAGAATAAGTCCGAAAAGGAGGTACTTCATGTGAATGCTAAAAGTTTTGAAGGTAAATACGCACAAAATTAACCATAATACAACCCGGCTGGTTCCTTCTTGTTCGGGCCAAGGGTAGGTTTTTTCCTGCCCGTTGATTTGGCTGCATATTTGATT is part of the Cyclobacteriaceae bacterium genome and harbors:
- the kdsB gene encoding 3-deoxy-manno-octulosonate cytidylyltransferase, with the translated sequence MPAILGIIPARYASTRFPAKALADVGGKSMIQRVYEQAKKAKSLTTVVIATDHNLIYDHVKTFGGDVCMTRESHVSGTDRCFEALTLQKKPFDYVINIQGDEPFIQPEQIDLLASLLDGNTEIATLKKKISDSEQITNPNTVKVVCSVANHALYFSRSPIPHIRNIEHGQWLSAHTFYKHIGMYAYRTDVLEKLTNLPPSALEKAESLEQLRWLENGFNIKVAETLQETIGIDTPDDLRKALALFKA
- a CDS encoding nodulation protein NfeD produces the protein MKYLLFGLILLTSLAARAQQTKVMVMEIKSEIDPRTNRYVELALSNARKIEADVVIIEMDTYGGILTDAKEIVDKIMKFKKPIWVFINSDAASAGALISIACDSIYMSPGASIGAATVVTGTGEKAPDKYQSYMRSIMRSTAEEKGRNPRIAEGMVDEDIAIDSVTQAGQIITFSTSEAIKHGFCEAKVESIEEILKRNNIDNYQIIKFELRPADRIIAFFLNPFISGILILIIIGGIYFELQTPGVGFPILASAIALVLYLVPYYLNGLAENWEIIALFAGLALIGVEIFVLPGFGVAGIAGISLTVISLILIMINNDAFDFNFVPANDLLYAVAATFGGMLGGIILLFAGGARLSSSKFFKRVALTDTQEREKGFTVSPSVTSLKGKQGIAHTVLRPGGKVMIDGHLYDAFTRGEFIEKGDTIEVLDDETTSLRVKKI